TGGACCGCCTGCGAGACGAGGCGCCACGATCCCACGCCGAGGATCGCCACGATCGCCAGGCTCGCCGCCGGGTCCGCCCACGTCCATCCGAACGCCGCGATGAGCAGCGCGGCGAGGAGGGCGCCGACCGACCCGAGGAGGTCTCCGACGACGTGCAGGAACGCCGCGCGGACGTTCATCCCGTGCTGATGGCGGCGCAGGAGTGCCGCCCCGGCGAGGTTGACGACGAGCCCCCCGGCGGCGATCACGGCCATCGCTCCCCCCTTCACCGGGAGGGGCTCGGCGAGTCGCTCCAAGGACTCCCAGGCGAGGAACCCGCACAGGACCATCAGCGCCGCGCCGTTCGCGAGGGCGGCGAGGATCTCCGCGCGCTGGAAGCCGTAGGTGCGCGCCGGGTCCGGACGCCGTTCGGCCAGGCGCGCGGCGAACAGCGCGAGCGCCAGCGCGACGTTGTCGGTCGCCATGTGCCCCGCGTCGGCGAGAAGGGCGAGACTTCCCGTCCAGAAACCCCCGACCACCTCGGCGAGGGTGTACCCCGCGGTGAGAGCGAGGACGATCGCGAGGCGTCGCGTCGAGGCCCGGCTGCGCGCGGGGTCGTGGTCGTGATCGTGAGCGTGGTCGTGCACCGGGGCTCCCGCCGGGAAGTGTAAGGCGACGATGCGCCATAATCCCGTCCCGCATGAAGAAGACCGCCTCGATCCGTGCCCTCTCGCTTCCCCCCACGCGGCCGAGCCCCGTCCTGGTCGATCCCGACCTGATCGCGGGGTACCTCGAGGACGCGTCGTCGGTCGGGCCGGGCACCGCGCGAGGGCTCCTTCGCCCCGACCGCCCCGAGGAGGCCGCGACGTTCCTGCGCATGACCGCCGGCCGCGAGCTCGACGTCCTTCCGCAGGCGGCGCGGTCCTCGCTGACGGGGGCGGCGCGCCCGCGCGGAGAGGTCGTGATCACCTGCGAGCGATGGACGGATGCCGAGCTCCTCTCCGCCGGCGGACCCGCGGGGCGGGTGCGGTGCGGCGCGGGGGTGCGGCTGAGGGACCTGCAGCGCTGGCTCGGGGAGCACGGCCGGTTCTTCCCGCCGATCCCCACCTACCAGGAGGCGATGATCGGCGGGACGATCGCGACCGACGCGGGGGGGGCGGCGACGTTCAAGTACGGGAAGACCCGTGCCTGGGTGCGCGGGATCGAGGTGCTGCTCTTCAACGGCGATCTGCTGAAGGTCGAGCGCGGGGAGTGCGTGGTCCCGCGCGGCGGGACGTTCCGCGTCGAGCTTCCGGGGGGGCGGGTGCTCGAGGTCCCCACACCGACCTACCTGCTGCCGGCGGTGAAGAAGCTCAGCTGCGGATACTGGTCCTCCGACCCGATGGATCTCGTCGACCTGTTCGTCGGCTCGGAGGGGACGCTCGGCATGTTGGCCTCCGCGACCCTCGACCTCGTTCCGCTCCCTCCCGCCGTCGTCGCCGGGCTCGCGTTCCTGCCCGACTCGGGGGCCGCGCTCGCGTTGTCGCGGACGCTGTGCTCGGGCGCGGTCCCGGGGGTCCGCTCCGTCGAGATGCTCGACGATCGGTGCCTCTCGCTCCTGAAAGCGCACGGGGATGCGGAGAAGTTGCGCGTGACCCTTCCCGCGGGCGCCGGCGCCGCGTTGATCTTCGAGATCGAGATGCCGGAGGCGATCGATCGCGACGCGGCCGAGGCGATCGTGGTGGCCTCGCTCGAAGGGGAGGCGAGCCGGCACCCGCTCGCGCAGCTCGTCAGGGAAGTGGAGCGGCACGGGGCGGGGGACGACTTCGAGCTCGTCTTCCCCGGCGACGACGTGCGGCGCGAGGCGCTCGCGGCGTTTCGCGAGGCCGCCCCCAAACGCGTCAACGAGATCCTGCAGGCGCGACGCCGAGACGACGCGGGGATCGCCAAGGTCGGCGGCGATCTCGTCGTCCCGCCCGCGGAGCTCGACGCCGCGATCGCGTTCTGGCGCGAAGGGTTCGCCGCGCGCGGCCTCGAGTTCGCGATCTGGGGGCACGTCTCCGACGGCAACCTGCACCCGAACGCGCTCCCGCGGTCGCTCGCCCAGACCGACGCCGCCTGCGAGGTGCTGCTGGATTTCGCACGCGACGCGGGGCGTCGGGGCGGGGCTCCGCTCGCCGAACACGGCGTCGGTCGATCGCCCCTCAAACAGCGGATGCTCCGCGAGTTCCTCGGCGAGCCCGCTCTCGCCGAGATGCGCGCGATCAAGGACGCCCTCGACCCCGACGATCGTTTCTCGCCGGGGGTGCTCTTCCCCGCGCGCCAACGCCCGTAGCCGCGGTAGGAAAAGGGGTCA
This genomic interval from Candidatus Polarisedimenticolaceae bacterium contains the following:
- a CDS encoding cation diffusion facilitator family transporter, with amino-acid sequence MHDHAHDHDHDPARSRASTRRLAIVLALTAGYTLAEVVGGFWTGSLALLADAGHMATDNVALALALFAARLAERRPDPARTYGFQRAEILAALANGAALMVLCGFLAWESLERLAEPLPVKGGAMAVIAAGGLVVNLAGAALLRRHQHGMNVRAAFLHVVGDLLGSVGALLAALLIAAFGWTWADPAASLAIVAILGVGSWRLVSQAVHVLMEGTPANVDAEAVRACLAQTPGVAEVHDLHLWCLREGIPILTAHLVLDHSVAAPAVLRDATERVHARFGIDHVTLQIEPPDYNIRHGFDRALDPTAGSR
- a CDS encoding FAD-binding oxidoreductase → MKKTASIRALSLPPTRPSPVLVDPDLIAGYLEDASSVGPGTARGLLRPDRPEEAATFLRMTAGRELDVLPQAARSSLTGAARPRGEVVITCERWTDAELLSAGGPAGRVRCGAGVRLRDLQRWLGEHGRFFPPIPTYQEAMIGGTIATDAGGAATFKYGKTRAWVRGIEVLLFNGDLLKVERGECVVPRGGTFRVELPGGRVLEVPTPTYLLPAVKKLSCGYWSSDPMDLVDLFVGSEGTLGMLASATLDLVPLPPAVVAGLAFLPDSGAALALSRTLCSGAVPGVRSVEMLDDRCLSLLKAHGDAEKLRVTLPAGAGAALIFEIEMPEAIDRDAAEAIVVASLEGEASRHPLAQLVREVERHGAGDDFELVFPGDDVRREALAAFREAAPKRVNEILQARRRDDAGIAKVGGDLVVPPAELDAAIAFWREGFAARGLEFAIWGHVSDGNLHPNALPRSLAQTDAACEVLLDFARDAGRRGGAPLAEHGVGRSPLKQRMLREFLGEPALAEMRAIKDALDPDDRFSPGVLFPARQRP